TGCCCAGCAGGGCGACGTTGACCGGCCACGGGTCGAGCGCCTCCAGCATCCGGGCCAGGTGCCAGGCGCCGGGCGTGACGGTGGTGGCCTTGGTCCCCTCGGCGGGGCCGGTGCCGCCGCCGATGATCGTGGTGATGCCGGCGCCGAGTGCCTCGGTGAGGATCTCGGGGCAGATGAGGTGGACGTGGCAGTCGATCGCCCCGGCGGTGAGGATCTTCCCGTTGCCGCTGACGATCTCGGTGGACGGGCCGATGACCAGGGCGGGATCGACGCCCGGCATCGTGTCGGGGTTGCCCGCCTTGCCGATGCCGGCGATGCGGCCGTCGCGGATGCCGACGTCGGCCTTCACGATGCCCCAGTGGTCGAGGATGAGGGCGCCGGTGACGACGGTGTCGGGGGCGCCGTCGGCCCGGGTGGCGAGCGACTGGCCCATCGACTCCCGGATGACCTTGCCGCCGCCGAACACGGCCTCGTCGCCGCCGGCGCAGTGGTCCTCCTCCACCTCGATCAGGAGGTTGGTGTCGGCCAGCCGCACCCGGTCGCCGACGGTCGGGCCGTAGAGGAGCGCGTACCGCTCGCGGGTGAGCTCACTCATCGGCGACCGTCCAGCGGACGACGGTGGTGGAGGCGAGGGGGCGGTCGGCCTCGTCGACCTCGTCGACCTCCACGCTCGGTTCCGACGCCGACGCCCGCTTCAGCCGGGCCGACGAGGCGAGCGGGCGGGACGGATGGATGCACCCCTTGGCGATGATCGAACGAGCGGTCACGGCGACGCCTCCCCACATGGCGGACGGACGACGTTCACACTTGGTCATGACGCTTCCATCAGTCGAGTTGGCCGGCAGCCTCGCCGCGGAGGCCGGGGACGATCCTGTGTCCCGAGAGCGGCACCAGGTCGACCTCCCGCTCGATGCCGGGCTCGAAGCGGACGGCGGTGCCGGCGGGGACGGCCAGGCGGTGGCCCCAGGCGGCCTCCCGGTCGAACGACAGGGCCGGGTTCGCCTCGGCGAAGTGGTAGTGCGACCCCACCTGCACCGGCCGGTCGCCCGTGTTGGCCACCACCAACGTCAGCACCGGTCGCCCGGCGTTGATCACCACCGGCCCCTCCCCCACGACGATCTCGCCCGGGATCACCGTCACGGGATCGGCTGGTGGATCGTCACCAGCTTCGTGCCGTCGGGGAACGTCGCCTCCGCCTGCAGCTCGTCGAGCATCTCGGGGACTCCCTCCATCACGTCGTCACGGGTGAGCACCTTGCGGCCCGCCTCCATCAGGTCGACCACCGTGCGGCCGTCCCGCGCGCCCTCCAGCACGAAGCACGTGAGCAGCGCCACCGCCTCGGGGTAGTTGAGCCGCAACCCCCGGGCCCGGCGGGCCTCGGCCAGCTGGCCGGCCACGTGGACCAGCAGTCGCTCCTGCTCGTGAGGGGTCAGCCGCATCGGGCCCTCATGGCGTCATGGCCTCATGCCCTCACACCGCCAGCATCCCGGCGAGGGTGACCTGGTCGGCAGCGGCCGTGGCGCCCGCCTCCACCACCTCGCCCCGGTCCAGCACCACGTAGTGCTGCGCCAGCCGCAGGGCCAGCTCGAAGTACTGCTCGACCACCAGGATCGTCAGCCCGGTCGCCGCCAGAGCGGTGATCGCCGCCTCGATCTCGTCGATGATCGACGGCTGGATGCCCTCGGTCGGCTCGTCGAGGATCAGCAGCCGGGGTCGGGTCACCAGCCCCCGGGCGATGGCCAGCTGCTGGGCCTGCCCGCCGCTGAGCAGCCCGGCCGGTCGCTCGTACAGCTCCTTCACCACGGGGAACAGCTCCAGCGCGGCGTCGAGCCCGGCGC
The nucleotide sequence above comes from Acidimicrobiales bacterium. Encoded proteins:
- a CDS encoding urease subunit beta — its product is MIPGEIVVGEGPVVINAGRPVLTLVVANTGDRPVQVGSHYHFAEANPALSFDREAAWGHRLAVPAGTAVRFEPGIEREVDLVPLSGHRIVPGLRGEAAGQLD
- a CDS encoding urease subunit gamma, encoding MRLTPHEQERLLVHVAGQLAEARRARGLRLNYPEAVALLTCFVLEGARDGRTVVDLMEAGRKVLTRDDVMEGVPEMLDELQAEATFPDGTKLVTIHQPIP
- the urtE gene encoding urea ABC transporter ATP-binding subunit UrtE; protein product: MTAPAPALEVVDVDVAYGRTQVLFGVSLDVPAGAVTCVMGRNGVGKTTLLNSVMGLLPLRSGSVRFEGEEIGRLAPHQRARRGIGYVPQGHQVFPNMTVRENLQVVWERTGSGSGGAGLDAALELFPVVKELYERPAGLLSGGQAQQLAIARGLVTRPRLLILDEPTEGIQPSIIDEIEAAITALAATGLTILVVEQYFELALRLAQHYVVLDRGEVVEAGATAAADQVTLAGMLAV